The Raphanus sativus cultivar WK10039 chromosome 2, ASM80110v3, whole genome shotgun sequence genome includes a region encoding these proteins:
- the LOC108841937 gene encoding protein tesmin/TSO1-like CXC 2 — protein sequence MDTPQKSITQIETPISKSRFEDSPVFNYINSLSPIRPVKSIPNPHQFSTLNFTSPPSVFTSPHLTSSHKESRFFKTHHPSSDPTIPVQESQDNSASNVEAVAEADATTEFNTDASTEMEQPQIVKETNLDDPLAVSPCGSRETTDLSLVPYASPPREENNGEDAAGMEMQKMMNDNVQGKNETPDWDRLIADSSEFLIFSSPNDSEAFRCLMMQRASPSLAPSVMPTMQPGSINEPESSNASPYGAVSVLHRGIRRRCLDFEMPGNKQTSSENNTVACGSSSRCVVPSIGLHLNALLMSTKDCKINTTTHDYSCTEKYQVGLQGSSSTLQEPFDQTETATRDLEVVPDEPTLEELHLSSPKKKRVKMEAGEGESSCKRCNCKKSKCLKLYCECFAAGVYCIEPCSCIDCFNKPIHEDTVLATRKQIESRNPLAFAPKVIKSSDLVLETGDDASKTPASARHKRGCNCKKSNCLKKYCECFQGGVGCSINCRCEGCKNAFGRKDGSSIVDMEAEQEEENETSKKTKRTKNQENTEVYLMRKEESSALPATPMSIYRQQLVQLKNMMPPPQSVLGGGSSSSGMFNSQYTRKSETKSLETVTEDGAEEMPEILSHTSIDNTKAVSPNGKRVSPPHLDSSSSGRRSGGRKLILQSIPTFPSLTPQH from the exons ATGGACACTCCTCAGAAGAGTATTACCCAGATCGAAACTCCAATTTCCAAATCCAGATTCGAG GATTCTCCAGTGTTCAATTACATAAACAGTTTGTCTCCAATAAGACCTGTCAAATCCATACCAAACCCTCACCAGTTTAGCACTCTCAATTTCACTTCCCCTCCCTCTGTTTTCACTTCACCACACCTTACTTCTTCTCACAAAGAATCAAgattcttcaaaactcaccACCCTTCTTCTGATCCCACCATTCCTGTTCAAGAATCTCAAGACAATTCCGCGTCAAATGTAGAAGCTGTAGCAGAAGCAGATGCCACTACAGAATTCAACACAGATGCTTCAACTGAAATGGAGCAGCCACAAATCGTCAAGGAAACAAATCTTGATGACCCCCTTGCTGTTTCACCTTGTGGTAGTAGAGAGACCACCGATCTTTCGCTTGTGCCATACGCTTCTCCTCCTAGAGAAGAGAATAATGGTGAGGATGCTGCAGGGATGGAGATGCAGAAGATGATGAATGATAATGTTCAGGGGAAAAACGAAACTCCGGATTGGGATAGATTGATTGCAGATTCTTCTGAGTTCTTAATCTTCAGCTCACCTAATGATTCAGAGGCTTTTAGATGCCTTATGATGCAGAGAGCATCACCCTCCCTAGCACCTTCAGTGATGCCAACAATGCAGCCTGGTTCAATAAACGAACCGGAGTCTTCAAACGCAAGTCCTTATGGG GCTGTTTCAGTCTTGCACCGTGGTATCAGAAGAAGATGTTTGGACTTTGAGATGCCGGGGAATAAACAAACGTCCAGTGAGAATAACACTGTGGCTTGTGGATCCTCGTCCAGATGTGTTGTACCGAGTATTGGTCTTCATCTGAATGCCCTTTTAATGTCCACAAAGGATTGTAAAATCAATACCACCACTCATGACTACTCGTGTACTGAGAAGTATCAAGTGGGTCTACAAGGCTCAAGCTCTACACTGCAAGAACCATTTGACCAAACTGAAACTGCAACCCGGGACCTGGAAGTTGTTCCTGATGAACCAACCTTGGAAGAGTTGCATTTGAGCAGCCCTAAGAAGAAGAG GGTTAAGATGGAAGCTGGAGAAGGCGAGTCATCATGTAAGAGATGTAACTGCAAAAAGTCAAAGTGCTTGAAACT TTACTGTGAATGCTTTGCTGCTGGAGTCTACTGCATAGAGCCATGCTCGTGTATAGACTGCTTCAACAAGCCTATTCATGAAGATACTGTCTTGGCTACTCGCAAACAGATTGAGTCTCGGAACCCACTTGCATTTGCTCCTAAAGTTATTAAGAGCTCCGATTTGGTTCTAGAAACCGGG GATGATGCAAGCAAAACTCCAGCTTCTGCACGCCATAAACGTGGCTGCAACTGCAAGAAATCAAACTGTCTGAAGAAATACTGTGAATGCTTCcag GGTGGTGTGGGGTGTTCCATAAACTGTAGATGTGAAGGGTGTAAGAATGCATTTGGCCGCAAAGATG GTTCGTCCATTGTTGACATGGAAGCTGAACAAGAGGAGGAAAATGAAACATCTAAGAAGACCAAAAGAACCAAAAACCAAGAGAACACTGAGGTATATTTGATGAGAAAGGAAGAGAGTTCTGCTCTACCTGCGACACCAATGTCGATTTACAG ACAACAACTGGTTCAGCTAAAGAACATGATGCCTCCTCCACAGTCTGTACTTGGAGGTGGATCTTCTTCATCAGGGATGTTTAACAGTCAATATACAAGAAAATCGGAAACGAAGTCACTGGAGACAGTGACAGAGGATGGAGCTGAAGAAATGCCTGAGATTCTTAGCCACACCTCTATAGATAACACCAAAGCTGTCTCTCCCAATGGTAAGAGGGTCTCTCCTCCTCATCTGGACTCTTCCAGCTCAGGGAGAAGAAGTGGTGGGAGGAAACTTATACTGCAATCCATTCCAACGTTTCCTTCTCTCACTCCTCAACACTAG